In the Pan paniscus chromosome 19, NHGRI_mPanPan1-v2.0_pri, whole genome shotgun sequence genome, AGGGGTGAAGGGTTGGTGCAGGGTGCAAGGTGAGAGTGAGGTTAAAGGTCAGAGAGGAGGGGCTGAGGAGGCCATCTCCCACCAGGAGCAGACAGCTGGTGGCTTGAGACTGGGGTGGAGCTGcgtgggggatgggaggggacTGAGCATGGGGCTTCATCTTCACTGCccactcctcccctctccctggcTGTGCCCGCCTTCTGGGATTGTAGGATTCCAGCAGCTGGCGCCCCAGGTGCTGCTGCGGCTGAGGAAGGCAATCCCAGTCAGCTGCCTTCTCGATTCCAGGGTGGCTGTAGCCAGAAGCAGGACCAGATAAGGACATGGCCTCTGCATTAAAGCCCAGATCCCAGGCACGGTTGGAAAGGCTGGGCCTGGGAAGTGGGGATGATGAGAGGACCCAGACTGCCCCACACCCCAGCCCCCGGCCCCAGGGCCAGGGAGCCGCCTATGTCTGCACGTGGGTCAGCTGGATGTCGCCACCCACTTCCAGTTTGTTGATGGTGGGCAGGTTCCTCAGGCGATGGTAGTATTCAAACACGTGCTGACCATCCACGGCCACCTTGAGGCAGTGAGCTTCACACAAGATCCACACCTGTGCAGAGATTATGCCGTTTGCACTACACTTGGGAAGTCCTCcaccctcactgcagcctcctctctccctccctccctccctccctccctcctcagttGTTAATAAGCCCCTCACCTGCACTCTATCCCCACTGAGCGACCGGCTCTTCACTAAACAGGCTGTGCGTGCTCCTTCCCCTGTACGTTCCCTGGCCTAGAATACTGTTCCCACCACATCAGGGACAGGAGCACTGGCCTGTGCCATCTGTATCCCTCGGACCCAGCACACAGGAGTGCTCTGGGCCTGGGCTCCTGCAGCATCAGCCTCCTAACTTGTCTTTTCCACCCCAATGCCTTCTCCATGAGGCAGAGTACAAATGTTAAAACCTCCTGCCCTTTGCAATAGCTGACACTCCTATCACACATGCCATGTAAGGCACTGTCCTAAGCGTGCTACAGATACTGCCTCATTCCATTCTTACAGCTCTAGGAGATTCGTATGATTATTagctccattttgtagatgaggaaactgaagcacagagtaGCTAAGTCacttgcccgaggtcacacagctgtcCACAAATCAAAGAATGTTGCTCCCTGGCTCCATGGCTGCAAAGCCCTACATCAGTCATTTTCAACTCTGACTGCAGAGTGTAAtcaggcatattttaaaaatacaaatgcccAGGCTGACCGCCTCATTGGCCTGGGCTGGGGTCCCAGCACCTATGTTTTCTTTGGAAGCTCTCTGGGTGATTTGAATGTGTAGTCAGGGCGGAGCACGCCTGCTGCTGTTCCTGGAGAGGCCGCACCCGCACCTCTGCATGTTGGCCCTAGCTGCCCCTCCCAGGCTCGCTCTATCTCATCGCTCTGTTTTGCTTTCTGCGTGGCACTGTTGTTATCTGCAACAATCTGTTCATGCTTTAGTTTCCTTGTTCCTTCCCCCAGCTAAATTGTAAACTCTCTGGAGGAAGGACCCTATCTGTCTGCTTCATGACTGCGCTCCCAGCATGTGGAGTGCTTCCTGCACAAAGCGGGCGACAGTAAATCGTTGAATGAGTCAGTGAAGAAATGAATAACACCTCCTTCTTTGGTCTGATTTGACACTTACTGACTGTGTGACCGCAAGCAAGTAACCTGCACTTGTGAGTTtctttcctcatctaaaaaagcAGATCCCAACGCTTCCTTCATGCAGGacagtaataattattaataataatgacaataaatttTAGCCACCTTTTCTTCTGGGCCCTCATCCCAGAGGCGTCAGCTCCCATCCTGTTCAAGGTACCCCAGACCTCCTTTACCCCCTCCCCCTGTGTACCCATAGGAGCCTCTTCAAGCTCCAGGCTGCGGCGCCTTACCGAGAAGCTCTGGCCTCGGACGAAGGGCATTTTTCGGGGCAGACTTCGCTCCTCAGACCCCCAAGAGTTGTTGATCTGGGTGTTACGGACCACAGCATTCTCATCAAAACGGGGGTTCATGTGGAAGGCGATGTGGCTCCCAGAGCACAGGTTGATGTGGAACCTGGGGTGGGCAGCCTACTTGGATCTTTGTCCACTGAGTTCTGAGCCCCATTTCCTCCGCATCATCCCCAGCCTGCCAAAAGCCAGGGGAATGGCTGGAATGACCTTGAAGGGCTCTCTCTTCCCAGAGGTCACTGGAGCCTTTGGCTTACCTCTGAGCACTGGGCAGGACAGTGCCTGACAGGATGATGGACTTGGATGGGTACAGCCCTCCCGGAATGGTGGTGATGAAAGGCATCGGCTGTCAGAAGGAGGGGGACAGGTCAGCCAGTGGCAGCCAGGGCAGCCGCCACATGGAAGGGGAAGATTGTACCAGTTCCCATGAATTCAGGCTGTCAGCTGAGAAGAAGCCCACGATATCTTTACTTGGTTCCATAAAAGCCAAAGGAAAACTTTCCGGTGCTCCTCAAATTAATGGGCTTAGATTAGTGTCATGAAAGGAAATTTggccaaacacagaaagaaagactCGTGGGGTGAAAAGGGAGGGCCATGCAATGTGCTCACGTTGACACGACAGTTTTAAGGTTGAAAGCTCCTCTCCACAGTCTTCTAATTCACTGGGACGCTTTGAAGCCCTTCAGCTTACCATTTTGAAAGCCCTTCGCTTTTAATTTTTCAAGGCCAGCTGATCCCTCCGCAGCGGCCCTTCATCCCTAGCCTGCCCACCACAAACAGAACCTCTGCCCTCCCTGAGAAACCACTTACATAGGCAGGGTGGGGGTACATCATAGGTAGGATGGCGGGAGTCTGCTGAAAAGAAACCAGGAAATTCAATGGGAGAGCGCATGTGTGCGTGAGCACTCACCCACGCGCACCCACGCATTCTAGAGGGGGCTCCACTGTGAGGCTGACCTCATGAGCCTTTGGCCCTTGGACTCTCCCGTAAAC is a window encoding:
- the LOC100976264 gene encoding galectin-9C isoform X1 codes for the protein MHMPFQKGMPFDLCFLVQSSDFKVMVNGSLFVQYFHRVPFHRVDTISVNGSVQLSYISFQNPRAVPVQPAFSTVPFSQPVCFPPRPRGRRQKPPSVRPANPAPITQTVIHTVQSASGQMFSQTPAILPMMYPHPAYPMPFITTIPGGLYPSKSIILSGTVLPSAQRFHINLCSGSHIAFHMNPRFDENAVVRNTQINNSWGSEERSLPRKMPFVRGQSFSVWILCEAHCLKVAVDGQHVFEYYHRLRNLPTINKLEVGGDIQLTHVQT